One Candidatus Marsarchaeota archaeon genomic window carries:
- a CDS encoding Hsp20/alpha crystallin family protein encodes MEDKRRKASKDALDLFRPSSALENMDSLFDYLTKMPYRLLTEYIASPYKMPDADIIDNGDSYTIKIDVPGVDKKDIKLKVLDNNIVIKAEKSSEREEKNGGYYSKERASVGYYRNVALPEQIKPSSAKAKMDNGTLMIQVDKAESAVGKGIKVD; translated from the coding sequence ATGGAGGACAAGAGGAGAAAAGCAAGCAAGGACGCCCTGGACCTTTTCAGGCCTTCTAGCGCATTGGAAAACATGGACAGCCTTTTCGACTATCTGACAAAAATGCCGTACAGGCTGCTGACAGAGTACATAGCAAGCCCATACAAGATGCCAGACGCAGACATAATAGACAACGGCGATTCATATACAATAAAAATCGACGTGCCAGGAGTGGATAAAAAGGATATCAAGCTGAAGGTATTGGACAATAACATAGTAATAAAGGCCGAGAAGAGCAGCGAGAGGGAAGAGAAAAATGGCGGCTATTATTCAAAAGAGCGCGCCTCGGTGGGCTATTACAGGAATGTTGCCCTTCCGGAGCAGATAAAGCCTAGCAGCGCAAAGGCAAAGATGGACAACGGCACGTTGATGATACAGGTTGACAAGGCCGAAAGCGCAGTGGGCAAGGGGATAAAGGTAGACTGA
- a CDS encoding LamG domain-containing protein, whose translation MMLGGSRKGQIALEFLIVYSIVLLIFVIIFALVVNERAASLSSDEYQSLQLAVEDIAVHLDQALIAGNGYTATVPVPPVTSTNPYKLFISTSGVIEANVIIGVTQSEAIAYSSIRNPIINGTLISSIDGVNTYNISTYTGFVTITDSGGIIYIDEAPPSVAYVPDSLYIQSKGTTKAAKFNGENSYIATNTTQSLPIDALTISGWVYIAGFNSSSGAPEWWTDALDQPYIGLKAVPNAYPSYSSGAFVLVLKNATGTNSTCSVPANINKWYFVTEVVNGSKANLSINAGAEGCGFSYRNPSGLIASPDIGTYAPDYIGPGNVIYGDITNLQVYDKPLSPNQIRSLYYAGVAASPISQNSLYGWWPLDGSPDSFVGNGNNGISYNVSYAEVNEEKAHVSYTNGGSAPSALVGFVTNSGFDSVEPSYLQPNGMHDFVTARTDQNGNVTLFTMSNGSVSNLNGTAYLFNGNSSTVGNLVGWWPLELGHGKKAYDFSGYYNNGNFSSGKWLPYEETVTNLMVGEFDGSSSYLHYNTSNNETDSISISAWINNTGEGSYPQNIAAVTGLPRSQQVFGIGVESANGPAVARWNNVADTLTGSEAPSPSGGVITPGKPYLVTGVWNAANNSILLYVNGEVVAKSTANGTDLVWIKQVNIGGLLSGMGTFNGSLSDVQVYNTALPQTYVEQLYHEGLAGGPLSDVGLVGWWPLDGSPHDYAINNYTLASNSVYFKNIAFINAFVNSTLNVAGFSGVGNSIIDRKPRMPTSTPIAIAAWIRPASYQNSKYGEGSIAGWGSGKLNTTALIVSNNGQISVLGGQYSCSVGLYAKPNIWSFVALSMESNVATVYLDGINESCTLAAAPVPTSYNLSIGSLNGTMDFNGSIANVQIYNSTLSPYQVKQLYIEGLPVISRFGISFG comes from the coding sequence ATGATGCTCGGAGGCTCCAGGAAAGGGCAGATAGCCCTTGAATTCTTAATAGTCTACTCCATAGTGCTGCTTATATTCGTCATTATATTTGCGCTTGTTGTAAATGAGAGGGCTGCAAGTCTAAGTTCGGACGAATACCAGTCTTTGCAGCTTGCTGTCGAGGATATTGCAGTACACCTGGACCAGGCGCTGATAGCAGGGAACGGCTATACCGCGACAGTGCCGGTGCCGCCTGTGACAAGCACAAATCCATATAAACTGTTCATATCAACTTCAGGGGTTATAGAGGCCAATGTCATTATAGGCGTCACGCAGTCCGAAGCCATAGCTTACAGCTCGATAAGGAACCCCATAATAAATGGCACGCTTATCAGCAGCATAGACGGCGTAAACACATACAACATATCGACTTACACAGGCTTTGTTACTATAACGGACTCTGGAGGCATCATATACATAGACGAGGCGCCCCCTAGCGTGGCGTATGTGCCAGACTCCTTATATATTCAGAGCAAAGGCACCACCAAAGCAGCGAAATTCAACGGGGAAAACAGCTACATAGCGACCAATACGACGCAGTCCCTGCCGATTGACGCGCTGACGATTTCAGGCTGGGTTTACATAGCAGGGTTCAATTCTTCCAGCGGAGCTCCAGAATGGTGGACCGACGCATTGGACCAGCCGTACATAGGGCTCAAGGCGGTGCCAAACGCTTATCCGAGTTACTCATCTGGCGCCTTCGTGCTTGTGCTCAAGAATGCCACAGGGACAAATTCAACTTGCAGCGTTCCTGCAAACATAAACAAATGGTACTTCGTAACTGAAGTGGTGAACGGCAGCAAGGCTAATTTGTCGATAAATGCAGGGGCCGAGGGCTGCGGATTCAGCTACCGCAATCCGTCAGGCCTCATAGCCTCGCCAGATATCGGAACATATGCGCCTGACTACATAGGCCCGGGAAATGTAATATATGGTGACATAACGAACTTGCAGGTTTACGACAAACCACTCTCGCCAAACCAGATAAGATCGCTTTATTATGCTGGCGTTGCCGCAAGCCCGATATCGCAGAACAGCCTGTATGGGTGGTGGCCGCTTGACGGTAGCCCAGACAGCTTCGTAGGAAACGGAAACAACGGGATAAGCTACAACGTAAGCTATGCTGAAGTAAACGAGGAAAAGGCCCATGTATCCTATACGAATGGGGGCAGCGCTCCGTCAGCGCTCGTAGGCTTCGTGACAAACAGCGGCTTTGACAGCGTTGAACCTTCATACCTTCAGCCTAACGGGATGCATGATTTCGTGACGGCAAGGACCGACCAGAATGGGAATGTGACATTGTTTACAATGTCAAACGGTTCCGTCAGCAACTTGAATGGCACTGCATATCTTTTCAACGGAAATTCATCTACTGTTGGCAATCTTGTGGGATGGTGGCCGCTTGAGCTAGGGCATGGAAAGAAGGCTTACGACTTTAGCGGATATTATAATAACGGCAACTTTTCCAGCGGAAAATGGCTGCCTTATGAAGAGACGGTAACGAACTTGATGGTCGGCGAATTTGACGGATCGTCAAGCTATTTGCATTACAATACTTCGAATAACGAAACCGACAGCATAAGCATTTCGGCATGGATAAACAATACCGGAGAGGGCAGCTACCCCCAGAATATAGCTGCTGTGACCGGGTTACCTAGGTCACAGCAGGTCTTTGGCATAGGAGTTGAAAGCGCGAACGGGCCTGCTGTCGCGAGATGGAACAACGTGGCTGATACGCTCACTGGCAGCGAGGCACCTTCGCCTTCCGGCGGCGTTATAACCCCAGGCAAGCCATACCTTGTAACAGGAGTATGGAATGCGGCAAATAATTCGATTCTGCTTTATGTAAATGGCGAAGTAGTGGCCAAAAGCACTGCAAACGGCACGGATTTGGTATGGATAAAGCAGGTGAATATAGGGGGCCTGCTAAGCGGCATGGGCACATTCAACGGCAGCCTAAGCGACGTTCAGGTATACAATACTGCGCTGCCGCAGACCTATGTGGAGCAGCTGTACCATGAGGGCCTCGCAGGCGGACCGCTTAGCGATGTAGGGCTTGTGGGATGGTGGCCGCTTGACGGTAGCCCGCATGACTATGCCATAAACAATTACACCCTTGCTTCAAACTCCGTTTACTTTAAGAATATCGCATTCATAAACGCATTCGTAAATAGCACGCTCAATGTTGCAGGGTTCTCCGGGGTTGGAAATTCGATAATAGACCGCAAGCCAAGGATGCCGACTTCGACGCCAATAGCCATTGCAGCTTGGATAAGGCCAGCTTCTTACCAGAATTCTAAATATGGCGAAGGCTCGATAGCTGGATGGGGAAGCGGAAAGCTTAACACAACCGCACTCATAGTAAGCAATAATGGCCAAATCTCCGTATTGGGCGGGCAGTACAGCTGCTCTGTAGGGCTTTATGCAAAGCCCAACATCTGGTCGTTTGTGGCACTTAGCATGGAATCTAACGTAGCTACAGTCTACCTCGACGGCATCAACGAAAGTTGCACACTTGCGGCTGCGCCAGTGCCCACATCATATAACTTGAGCATTGGCAGCTTAAACGGTACAATGGATTTCAACGGCTCTATCGCAAACGTGCAGATATACAATTCGACGCTTAGCCCGTACCAGGTAAAACAGCTTTATATAGAAGGGCTTCCAGTAATAAGCAGGTTTGGCATATCTTTCGGCTGA
- the dnaK gene encoding molecular chaperone DnaK — protein MSKIIGIDLGTSNSAAAVLEGGRPVIIPSSEGASLYGKAFPSYVAFTKDGQHLVGEPARRQAVANPDGTVTAFKRKMGSDYIYHILGKSYKPQELSAMLLQKIKKDAESFLGEEVKQAVITVPAYFNDNQRQATKDAGAIAGLDVVRLVNEPTAACLAYGLDKTDKEQKILVYDLGGGTLDVTIMEFGKGVFEVKSTSGDTQLGGTDMDNALVDFLASEFKTQSGIDVKNDHQAYQRLREAAEKAKIELSTVVTTEINLPFLAQKSGQPVHFTYQLTRAKLESLVVPIIERSTKPVMQALKDAKLEPTGLDKIILIGGPTRMPIVQRYVEQLLGKKIERGVDPMEAVALGAAIQAGVLTGEVKDILLLDVTPLTLSIETLGGVATPIIERNTTIPVKKSQVFTTAEDFQTSVDIHVAQGERTLVKDNIDLGKFTLTGIPPAKRGVPQIEVTFDIDSNGILHVTAKDKATGKSQSMDIVAPHKMNKDDIEKKMAEAKQYEEQDKKLREQVEAKNNAESLVYTAEHTLDEFKDKIQSSDKDKVENAKASLQEAIKKEDYDAIKEKSEELKKALEEVGASLYKSQPGEASGPNDGAPGNDGQGDPGATDADFKVEK, from the coding sequence ATGAGTAAAATAATAGGAATAGATCTTGGAACATCAAATTCGGCAGCGGCAGTGCTCGAAGGCGGCCGGCCAGTAATAATACCGAGCAGCGAAGGCGCCTCGCTATACGGCAAGGCCTTTCCAAGCTACGTGGCGTTTACGAAAGACGGCCAGCACCTTGTGGGAGAGCCGGCGCGCAGGCAGGCCGTTGCGAATCCAGACGGCACAGTTACCGCTTTCAAAAGAAAGATGGGATCGGATTACATCTACCACATATTGGGCAAGTCATACAAGCCACAGGAGCTCTCAGCAATGCTGCTGCAGAAAATAAAGAAGGACGCAGAGTCATTTCTTGGAGAGGAAGTAAAGCAGGCAGTCATAACAGTTCCTGCGTATTTCAACGATAATCAAAGGCAGGCCACAAAGGATGCGGGAGCCATAGCTGGACTGGATGTTGTAAGGCTTGTGAACGAGCCTACTGCAGCATGCCTGGCATACGGCCTTGACAAAACAGACAAGGAGCAAAAAATATTGGTGTACGACCTTGGCGGAGGCACGCTTGACGTCACAATAATGGAATTCGGAAAGGGCGTATTTGAAGTAAAGTCAACGAGCGGCGACACACAGCTTGGCGGTACAGATATGGACAACGCGCTTGTGGACTTCCTTGCTTCGGAATTCAAGACGCAGAGCGGAATCGACGTGAAGAACGACCACCAGGCATACCAGCGCCTTCGCGAAGCCGCCGAAAAGGCCAAGATTGAGCTGTCAACGGTGGTGACCACGGAGATAAACCTTCCGTTCCTGGCACAGAAAAGCGGCCAGCCCGTGCATTTCACGTACCAGCTCACCAGGGCAAAGCTTGAGAGCTTGGTTGTCCCGATAATCGAGCGCTCCACAAAGCCTGTGATGCAGGCGCTAAAGGATGCGAAGCTAGAGCCGACAGGCCTTGACAAGATAATACTGATAGGCGGCCCGACGCGCATGCCTATAGTGCAGAGGTACGTTGAGCAGCTGCTAGGCAAAAAGATAGAGCGCGGCGTAGACCCTATGGAAGCCGTTGCGCTAGGCGCAGCAATACAGGCAGGCGTGCTTACCGGCGAAGTGAAGGACATACTGCTTTTGGATGTCACGCCGCTTACTCTTAGCATAGAGACGCTGGGAGGGGTTGCAACTCCTATAATAGAGCGCAATACTACCATACCTGTGAAGAAATCGCAGGTATTTACCACTGCAGAGGATTTCCAGACAAGCGTGGACATACATGTGGCGCAGGGCGAACGAACACTGGTAAAGGACAATATAGATCTGGGAAAGTTTACGCTCACCGGCATTCCTCCTGCAAAGCGTGGCGTTCCGCAGATAGAAGTGACATTCGACATAGACTCCAACGGCATACTCCATGTAACCGCCAAGGATAAGGCTACAGGAAAGAGCCAAAGCATGGACATCGTAGCTCCGCACAAGATGAACAAGGATGACATAGAAAAGAAGATGGCGGAAGCAAAGCAGTATGAAGAGCAGGACAAGAAGCTCAGGGAGCAGGTCGAGGCGAAGAATAACGCTGAATCGCTTGTCTACACAGCAGAGCATACGCTTGATGAGTTCAAGGACAAGATACAAAGCTCTGACAAGGACAAGGTTGAAAATGCAAAAGCCTCACTCCAGGAAGCGATAAAGAAGGAAGACTACGATGCCATAAAGGAGAAGAGCGAGGAGCTCAAGAAGGCGCTTGAGGA
- a CDS encoding nucleotide exchange factor GrpE, with amino-acid sequence MGNNESQGQNTGAVPEANGSSKAVKNGAKTAQEENTDETAKKEYEDMKDRFMRLAAEFDNYKKRVTAELAKSKSIGKAEIMKKLLPVLDEFELAILSAQETKDEGFAKGVKMVYTNMLSVLRAEGLREIDASGKYNPYEHEIILTRESDEAPGRVIEVVKKGYKFEDIMIRPASVIISAERSTGATADENKAPGKNDEAQGGESSTKK; translated from the coding sequence ATGGGGAATAACGAATCTCAAGGGCAGAATACTGGTGCTGTACCAGAAGCAAACGGCAGCAGCAAGGCTGTCAAAAACGGCGCGAAAACTGCTCAGGAAGAGAATACCGATGAAACTGCAAAAAAGGAGTATGAAGACATGAAAGACAGGTTCATGCGCCTAGCAGCAGAGTTCGACAATTACAAGAAACGGGTGACAGCCGAGCTGGCTAAATCGAAGAGCATAGGAAAGGCGGAAATAATGAAAAAGCTGCTGCCGGTGCTTGACGAGTTCGAGCTTGCAATACTGTCTGCGCAGGAAACCAAGGATGAAGGATTCGCGAAAGGCGTAAAAATGGTATACACCAACATGCTCTCGGTTCTAAGGGCCGAAGGGCTTAGGGAAATTGACGCATCGGGAAAATATAACCCATACGAGCATGAGATTATACTGACGCGCGAAAGCGACGAAGCTCCAGGCAGGGTCATAGAAGTGGTTAAAAAAGGTTATAAATTCGAGGATATAATGATAAGGCCCGCTTCAGTCATAATATCAGCTGAAAGAAGTACCGGTGCAACAGCAGACGAAAATAAAGCCCCAGGCAAGAATGATGAAGCCCAAGGAGGGGAGAGCAGCACAAAAAAATAG